The Rosa rugosa chromosome 3, drRosRugo1.1, whole genome shotgun sequence sequence GAAACGACATAAAATGAAACAAACTTTTCTAAGAATTAGTACTTACGTGGGAGTATGCACAAATGGTATCTCAACAAAGTAGCTTTGTTGGAGAAAAAAATTGTGGGTAGAGGATGTGGAATGAACCAAATACATATAAAAGGGAGGGGAAGAGAATATCTGTGATTGAATTTTGTACATGAAGGAAGGGATAAAATGTGAAGAGAATTCAAGCTAGAATTGGTTCCTTCTTTGCTTCCAAGGAGCTCATTGTGTAAACTTCCAAGCCATTCATTTCATCATAAAATAATTAGCTAGCTTTTGCAACAGAACACTTCTATTCTGATCCTTTCTTCCATTTAATTTGCTTATCACATAATTCATAGACTTGCAATTTACAACATAGCCACAAGAGGTCTGAATGTTTGAGTGGTAAAGACAACAATAGAAAAGGTCAAATAATTCAAGCAATGATTTGAAAGATAGTGAAAATTCGGAGCTAACAATAAATTTAGTCTCCAAAAGGTCAATAATTTAGACATCTGGACTTCTGGCCCCAGAAAGAGTAAATGACCAAACCACAAAATGTTCTATGAGTCAACTCCTAACCAACATATATGACTTTAAGACTTTTGCTTccacaagaaaagaaaacacaaaattCAGGATGTACATGCATGAACCAAAAATTTTCATCTCACAACTCCACCGTAAAATCCTGCATTAGTTGTATCAATGCATGCAAGAATTTCTTTATACATGGTCGTCGTTTACTCCATAAAAACAATCGTTTGCCccaattttttactttttaattattttaaagaGTATAAGTCAAAATGTTTGTTACAATAATGTCCtaaagaaagaagtagaaaataTAAATGATTAGGCAAACGCGAGTTAAAAGAAACACATGCGATGGTAACATTAGGGTTCTAGAGcggaaaaagagaaagaaacacAAAATGTAGAGTGGAAATATACGAGAAGAAAACAATGTTCAATGTAGTAAGAAAAATGGAGTTGGAAATCATAAATGCTCTTCTTTTTGGTGGGCAGAAGGCTAGATCATAGTAACATGATGCACATTTGCTTTCACTTGCTTTGTGTCGACGATCCAGTTGTCAAGAAACCgactgtgtgtgtgtgggggTGTTCATATGTTATAATGGCTTTTGGGTTTTGCAGGTGAAATCTTTATTGCAACCCCAACCCTTACCCTTTGATTGTACTACTCGGAAGGACTTTCCGACCAAGCGGCTTTACTAAGCCCACCGACAGTTCTTATAAATGTCCTCCCACTCTCTTATCTCTCTTCTCACTGCCTCTCACTTACTCAAACCTCAGTTACTCTCCTCTCTAATATCTCTCCTACACTACTTAGAATGCAGATTATTTCTCTGCAACTGTATTTCTGAAACTATAATTAGCGCAACCAAACATGGTACAGTCAAGGAAGTTCAGAGGAGTCAGGCAGCGCCAGTGGGGCTCTTGGGTGTCAGAGATTCGCCACCCATTACTGTAAGTCGTCTTTCCCCCCACATTATTACGTCTATATGTACAAGCTCTCTAGCTTCTTCTCCCATATACATCTCATTCCCCTTCAACACTACAAACCCAATAGCCTCTCATACAATGCATAGAGATCACAATACCTCCTCTTACACTAGTCTAATGATCCCTTGCCGTATAGTTCTACATGTTATTTTGTTAAGACTGTGAATCGATCAGGATCATGCAACGATCTGATAATATAACATGTCCAGAAATATAACACCCTTTACGCTATTGTTCTGCACTAAAGTGTGTAATGTGACCATTGATTTATGTCTCATATATTCTTCTTGTTTTATTGTGATGGATTTAGTAAGAGGAGGGTGTGGCTAGGCACATTTGAGACAGCTGAGGCAGCAGCAAGGGCATATGACCAAGCATCCATATTGATGAACGGTCAGAATGCCAAGACCAATTTTCCCAATAACAACCCACCATCTGATGATCAAGAAACTAAACCTACTGATCATCTTCCTCATGGTCATCAGCTTCCATGGGATCCCAAAGAACTTGCAGAGCTGCTCAGCTCCAAGCTCAAGAAGTGTTGCAAAGACCCATCTCCTTCCCTCACTTGTCTGAGACTCGACAACGACAATTCTCACATTGGAGTGTGGCAGAAGCGCCCCGCTGGATCACGCGCAAGCTCTAATTGGGTCATGAGAATTGAGCTGGGGAAGAAGGAGAAGCAATATAACACTACAGTTATTGAAAATGAAGGatcaacatcaacatcatcatcatcatatttaaTAAGTCAATCATCATCAGCTGGATCAATTACTAACGAGGCTGgaattgcaattgaagaagcTGATGAGGATCATGGTGAAGAGGATAAGCTTGCAATGCAAATGATAGAGGAATTACTCAACTGGAATAGTTATCCAATTCCTTCACCTACAAGTAATGTTCAAGAAGGGAATTAAGTATAGTGACTAGTTGCTCTCTAGCTAGTACTTAATTTGCAAACTCTTGATTATAATTTCAGTTACGTATAGTagtaattaatcataaaatgtCACCGCACTAACAATGTTTGTGATTGGTGATCAACGTGAAAATTATAGAAAATTAAAGCACAGCTTCTATATATTCAGGTAATTGCTTCTTGATGGTGATCGATTAATGTGGGTACTTAGATACTGGTGCGACAAAAGTAGTACGTGTAGGTAAACCAACCACTTTTTGCAGATTGGTTGATTCCAGTATAGTTATAACTGAAGGTATGCATATATGGCATTGACACCTAATGGTGTAGATCATCTCAAAGAGGATTTCTGTTCCTGGTAAAAAAGTTTGGCATCTTTGTTTTTGGTCAATTCAGTTGGTTATTAGATTGAGTAGAAGATTAATTAAACCATTCCAATATTGGTTTGAGACAAGCAAGAGAGGTTTTGTGTACTTTTGAAAAgaataaccacaatttagatgaaaaaattacatgttaggctTCAGCAAGTAGCACTAGTTGGAAAGATGAATATGTACAGCTCAAAAGGATGTTTTATGGACCTATATTGTAAGTGATGAATCGCATTGAAGCTCACATTGTATG is a genomic window containing:
- the LOC133738773 gene encoding ethylene-responsive transcription factor SHINE 2-like yields the protein MVQSRKFRGVRQRQWGSWVSEIRHPLLKRRVWLGTFETAEAAARAYDQASILMNGQNAKTNFPNNNPPSDDQETKPTDHLPHGHQLPWDPKELAELLSSKLKKCCKDPSPSLTCLRLDNDNSHIGVWQKRPAGSRASSNWVMRIELGKKEKQYNTTVIENEGSTSTSSSSYLISQSSSAGSITNEAGIAIEEADEDHGEEDKLAMQMIEELLNWNSYPIPSPTSNVQEGN